In Bradyrhizobium guangxiense, the following are encoded in one genomic region:
- the hflX gene encoding GTPase HflX: MEPRNFDGDADRLRSAGAKQTGRGLVIGPYLRVRAGAADAQSESHVVRDAEARLDEAAGLARAIDLVIADAIIAPISQIRPATYIGKGKVEEIAGLIKSLDVELVVMDCALAPIQQRNLEKELQTKVLDRTGLILEIFGRRAKTREGSLQVELAHLNYQRSRLVRSWTHLERQRGGFGFMGGPGETQIEADRRLIQERISKLESELKKVQATRRLHRAGRQRVPYRVVALVGYTNAGKSTLFNRLTRADVQAADMLFATLDPTLRALNLPHGGKAMLSDTVGFISNLPTQLVAAFRATLEEVLEADVILHVRDISHEDAEAQQSDVDAVLRQLGINPDDSGRIIEVWNKIDRYDAEQREELLNIAARRPEDHLAMLVSAVTGEGIDALLAAIEERLAAKRTTLDLSIDAADGAGISWLHRNAEVLAKELHDGRFDMTVRVDETKRDIVVSRFDAVPHHAT, encoded by the coding sequence TTGGAACCCCGGAATTTCGACGGGGATGCCGACCGTCTACGGTCGGCAGGGGCTAAACAGACGGGGCGGGGGCTGGTCATCGGCCCCTATCTGCGAGTGCGCGCGGGAGCTGCCGACGCGCAATCGGAGAGCCATGTCGTGCGAGACGCCGAGGCCCGGCTCGATGAAGCCGCGGGCCTCGCGCGCGCGATCGACCTCGTCATCGCCGACGCCATCATCGCGCCGATCAGCCAGATCCGCCCCGCCACCTATATCGGCAAGGGCAAGGTCGAGGAGATCGCCGGACTGATCAAGAGCCTCGACGTCGAGCTCGTCGTGATGGATTGCGCGCTGGCGCCGATCCAACAGCGCAATCTCGAGAAGGAGCTCCAAACGAAGGTGCTGGACCGCACCGGGCTTATCCTGGAGATCTTCGGCCGCCGCGCCAAGACGCGGGAAGGTTCGCTACAGGTCGAGCTCGCGCATCTCAATTACCAGCGCTCGCGCCTGGTGCGTTCATGGACCCATCTGGAGCGCCAGCGCGGCGGCTTCGGCTTCATGGGCGGTCCCGGCGAGACGCAGATCGAAGCCGATCGCCGCCTGATCCAGGAGCGCATCTCCAAGCTCGAGAGCGAACTGAAGAAGGTGCAGGCGACGCGGCGCCTGCATCGTGCGGGGCGTCAGCGCGTGCCGTATCGCGTGGTCGCACTGGTCGGTTACACCAATGCCGGCAAGTCGACGCTGTTCAACCGCCTGACGCGCGCCGACGTGCAGGCGGCCGACATGCTGTTTGCGACGCTCGACCCGACCTTGCGCGCACTGAACCTGCCGCATGGCGGCAAGGCGATGCTGTCGGATACGGTCGGCTTCATCTCCAACCTGCCGACCCAGCTCGTCGCCGCCTTCCGGGCCACGCTGGAGGAGGTGCTTGAAGCCGACGTCATTCTCCATGTCCGCGACATCTCGCATGAGGACGCGGAGGCGCAGCAGAGCGACGTCGACGCGGTGCTGCGCCAGCTCGGCATCAATCCCGATGATTCAGGCCGCATCATCGAGGTCTGGAACAAGATCGACCGTTACGATGCAGAGCAGCGCGAAGAGCTGTTGAACATCGCGGCGCGCCGGCCGGAGGATCATCTGGCCATGCTGGTCTCTGCCGTCACGGGCGAGGGCATCGACGCGCTGCTCGCCGCGATCGAGGAGCGGTTAGCCGCCAAGCGCACCACGCTCGACCTCTCCATCGACGCCGCCGACGGCGCCGGCATCAGCTGGCTGCATCGCAATGCCGAAGTGCTGGCGAAAGAGCTGCATGACGGCCGCTTCGACATGACGGTGCGGGTGGACGAGACCAAGCGGGACATCGTGGTGTCGAGGTTCGATGCCGTGCCGCATCACGCGACGTAG
- a CDS encoding sigma-54-dependent transcriptional regulator, translating to MASEILIVDDEADIRDLVAGILEDEGFVTRTARDSDTALAEIANRRPHLVFLDIWLQGSKLDGLQLLEQVKKDNADLPVVMISGHGNIETAVAAIKRGAYDFIEKPFKADRLILVANRALENSRLKREVKELKQLAPSASQLVGRSPSMNQLRQTIERAAKANSRILIVGPAGAGKELTARTLHTASGRADGPFVVINAAAITPERMEHELFGVEQSNGEHPRKPGALEEAHGGTLFIDEIADMPRETQNKILRVLVEQSFQRVGGTAKVQVDVRIISSTARNLEEEIAAGHFREDLYHRLSVVPIRVPALSERREDIPELIDYFMEQISAGSGLPKRQIGQDAMAVLQSHVWPGNVRQLRNNVERVMILAAGGPEVIITADMLPQDVGSMVPAMPTSNNGEHIMGLPLREAREVFERDYLIAQISRFSGNISRTAEFVGMERSALHRKLKALGVG from the coding sequence ATGGCAAGTGAAATTCTGATTGTCGATGATGAGGCCGATATTCGGGATCTCGTTGCGGGCATTCTCGAGGACGAGGGCTTCGTGACCCGGACCGCACGCGACAGCGATACGGCACTCGCCGAGATCGCCAACCGCAGGCCGCATTTGGTGTTCCTCGACATCTGGCTGCAGGGCTCCAAGCTGGACGGCTTGCAGCTGCTGGAGCAGGTCAAGAAGGACAATGCCGACCTTCCGGTCGTGATGATCTCCGGCCACGGCAACATCGAGACCGCGGTCGCCGCGATCAAGCGCGGCGCCTATGACTTCATCGAGAAACCGTTCAAGGCCGATCGCCTGATCCTCGTCGCCAACCGCGCGCTGGAGAACTCGCGGCTGAAGCGCGAGGTCAAGGAGCTGAAGCAGCTCGCGCCGAGCGCCAGTCAGCTCGTCGGCCGCTCGCCCAGCATGAACCAGCTGCGCCAGACCATCGAGCGCGCCGCCAAGGCCAACAGCCGCATCCTGATCGTCGGTCCCGCCGGCGCCGGCAAGGAATTGACCGCGCGCACGCTGCACACGGCCTCGGGCCGCGCCGACGGTCCATTCGTCGTCATCAACGCCGCCGCGATCACGCCCGAGCGCATGGAGCACGAACTGTTCGGTGTCGAGCAATCCAACGGTGAGCATCCGCGCAAGCCCGGTGCGCTCGAAGAAGCCCATGGCGGCACGCTGTTCATCGACGAGATCGCGGACATGCCGCGTGAGACCCAGAACAAGATTCTGCGCGTGCTGGTCGAGCAGTCGTTCCAGCGCGTCGGCGGCACGGCCAAGGTGCAGGTCGACGTCCGCATCATCTCGTCGACCGCGCGCAATCTCGAAGAGGAGATCGCGGCCGGCCATTTCCGCGAGGACCTCTATCATCGGCTCTCGGTGGTGCCGATCCGCGTGCCGGCGCTCTCGGAGCGGCGCGAGGACATTCCGGAGTTGATCGACTACTTCATGGAGCAGATCTCGGCCGGCAGCGGCTTGCCGAAGCGCCAGATCGGGCAGGACGCGATGGCCGTGCTGCAATCGCATGTCTGGCCGGGCAATGTGCGCCAGCTGCGCAACAACGTTGAAAGAGTCATGATTCTTGCCGCGGGCGGGCCGGAGGTCATCATCACGGCCGACATGTTGCCGCAGGACGTCGGCTCCATGGTGCCGGCGATGCCGACCAGCAACAATGGCGAGCACATCATGGGTCTACCGCTGCGCGAGGCGCGCGAAGTGTTCGAGCGCGACTATTTGATTGCCCAGATCAGCCGTTTTTCAGGAAATATTTCTCGTACGGCTGAGTTTGTGGGCATGGAACGTTCGGCCTTACACCGGAAGCTGAAGGCGCTCGGGGTCGGCTGA
- the mazG gene encoding nucleoside triphosphate pyrophosphohydrolase, whose translation MTPSRDISRLIEIMAALRTPVTGCPWDLEQNFATIAPYTIEEAYEVVDAITRGDLDDLREELGDLLLQVVFHAQMASEQNAFAFGDVVEAITRKMIRRHPHVFADKDGNLASSHVKEVWDRIKAEEKAERAARRPPEETPTHKSLLSGVKAGQPALTRAMELQRKASTVGFDWNDPRAVLQKIREEADEIEAALNRNDKQEIAEETGDLMFALVNLARHVDADPETALRVTNAKFERRFAYIERALEAQGRTLAQASLAEMDALWNAAKGDDKSSSGGNLVRR comes from the coding sequence ATGACCCCTTCCCGCGACATTTCCCGCCTGATCGAGATCATGGCGGCGCTGCGCACGCCGGTGACCGGCTGCCCCTGGGACCTCGAGCAGAACTTTGCGACGATCGCGCCCTATACGATCGAGGAGGCCTATGAGGTGGTCGATGCCATCACCCGCGGCGATCTCGATGATCTCCGCGAGGAGCTCGGCGACCTCCTGCTCCAGGTGGTGTTCCACGCCCAGATGGCTTCCGAGCAGAACGCCTTTGCTTTCGGCGACGTCGTCGAGGCCATCACCCGCAAGATGATCCGGCGCCATCCCCATGTGTTCGCTGACAAGGACGGCAATCTCGCCTCCTCCCACGTCAAGGAGGTCTGGGACCGCATCAAGGCCGAGGAGAAGGCCGAGCGCGCCGCACGCCGTCCGCCGGAAGAGACCCCGACCCACAAGTCACTGTTATCAGGCGTGAAGGCTGGCCAGCCCGCACTGACCCGCGCCATGGAGCTGCAGCGCAAGGCCTCCACCGTCGGCTTCGACTGGAACGACCCGCGCGCGGTCCTGCAAAAGATCCGCGAGGAAGCCGACGAGATCGAGGCGGCGCTGAATCGCAATGACAAGCAGGAGATCGCCGAAGAGACCGGCGATCTGATGTTCGCTTTGGTCAACCTCGCCCGTCATGTCGACGCCGATCCGGAAACCGCGCTGCGCGTAACCAATGCGAAATTCGAGCGGCGCTTTGCCTATATCGAGCGCGCGCTGGAGGCGCAGGGGCGGACTCTGGCGCAGGCGTCGCTGGCGGAGATGGACGCGCTGTGGAATGCGGCGAAGGGTGACGACAAATCATCGTCAGGAGGCAATCTAGTCCGCCGCTAG
- the hfq gene encoding RNA chaperone Hfq, with product MAADRAQNLQDTFLNHVRKTKTPLTIFLVNGVKLQGIVTWFDNFCLLLRRDGHSQLVYKHAISTIMPGAPIQLFEGGEDQPA from the coding sequence ATGGCGGCAGACCGCGCACAAAACCTACAGGACACCTTCCTTAATCACGTTCGCAAAACCAAGACGCCACTGACGATCTTTCTGGTCAACGGAGTGAAGCTCCAGGGCATCGTGACCTGGTTCGACAATTTCTGTTTGCTGCTTCGGCGCGATGGTCATTCGCAGCTCGTCTACAAGCACGCGATCTCGACCATCATGCCGGGTGCGCCGATCCAGCTGTTCGAAGGCGGCGAGGATCAGCCGGCTTGA
- a CDS encoding nitrile hydratase accessory protein: protein MTVSAAAAATAAIPSIPRDDDGPVFRAPWEAHAFAMALTLHERGVFTWPEWAAALASEIKRAQAAGDPDTGETYYLHWLATLEGLVARKGVASLETLHRYRDAWDHAADRTPHGKPIELRPEDFG from the coding sequence ATGACCGTCAGCGCTGCTGCCGCGGCGACGGCGGCCATTCCAAGCATCCCGCGCGACGACGACGGCCCGGTGTTCCGTGCGCCGTGGGAGGCGCATGCCTTCGCGATGGCGTTGACGCTGCACGAGCGCGGCGTGTTCACATGGCCGGAATGGGCCGCGGCGCTGGCCTCCGAGATCAAGCGCGCGCAGGCCGCCGGCGATCCCGACACCGGCGAAACCTACTATCTGCACTGGCTGGCCACGCTGGAAGGCCTCGTCGCACGCAAGGGCGTCGCGTCGCTGGAGACGCTGCACCGCTATCGCGACGCCTGGGACCACGCCGCCGATCGCACGCCGCATGGCAAGCCGATCGAGCTGCGGCCGGAGGATTTTGGCTAG
- the nthB gene encoding nitrile hydratase subunit beta has product MNGVHDMGGMDGFGKVEPEANEPVFHEEWESRVLAMVRAMGAAGAFNIDTSRYFRETLPPHVYLSSSYYKKWFLGLEEMLIDKGYLTREEVAAGHAMQPGKALKHGKFDLTQVERIMVRGKFGRPAPAPAKFNIGDRVRAKNMHPATHTRLPRYVRGHVGVVELNHGCHVFPDSAAMELGENPQWLYTVVFEGRDLWGEDGDPTLKVSIDAFEPYLDPA; this is encoded by the coding sequence ATGAACGGCGTGCACGACATGGGCGGCATGGACGGGTTCGGCAAGGTCGAGCCGGAGGCCAACGAGCCGGTGTTTCACGAGGAGTGGGAGTCCCGCGTGTTGGCGATGGTGCGCGCGATGGGCGCGGCCGGCGCCTTCAACATCGACACCTCGCGCTATTTTCGCGAGACGCTGCCGCCGCACGTGTACCTGTCGAGCTCCTACTACAAGAAATGGTTTCTCGGGCTCGAGGAGATGCTGATCGACAAAGGCTACCTCACCCGCGAGGAGGTCGCCGCCGGTCACGCGATGCAGCCCGGAAAGGCGCTCAAGCACGGCAAGTTTGATCTCACCCAGGTCGAGCGCATCATGGTCCGCGGCAAGTTCGGTCGCCCCGCCCCGGCCCCGGCCAAATTCAACATCGGCGATCGCGTGCGCGCAAAGAACATGCATCCGGCAACGCACACAAGGCTGCCACGCTACGTGCGCGGCCATGTCGGCGTGGTCGAGCTGAACCATGGCTGCCACGTGTTTCCGGATTCGGCCGCGATGGAGCTCGGCGAAAACCCGCAATGGCTCTACACCGTCGTGTTCGAGGGGCGTGATCTCTGGGGCGAGGATGGCGATCCCACGCTGAAAGTTTCGATCGACGCGTTCGAGCCTTATCTGGATCCGGCATGA
- the nthA gene encoding nitrile hydratase subunit alpha — MSHDHEHHHDHDHSELSETELRVRALETILTEKGYVEPAALDAIIQAYETKIGPHNGARVVAKAWTDPAFKKALLEDGSKAIGTLGHVSRVGDHLVVVENTPERHNMVVCTLCSCYPWEMLGLPPVWYKAAPYRSRAVKDPRGVLADFGVSVPKDIEIRVWDSTAETRFLVLPMRPAGTEGWSEAQLAELVTRDSMIGTGFPSKPGAPS, encoded by the coding sequence ATGAGCCACGATCACGAACATCACCACGATCACGACCATTCCGAGCTGTCGGAAACCGAGCTGCGCGTGCGCGCGCTCGAGACGATCCTGACGGAAAAAGGCTATGTCGAGCCAGCCGCGCTCGATGCCATCATCCAGGCCTATGAGACCAAGATCGGCCCGCACAACGGCGCGCGCGTCGTCGCCAAGGCCTGGACCGATCCGGCCTTCAAGAAGGCGCTGCTGGAGGACGGCAGCAAGGCTATCGGCACGCTCGGCCACGTCAGCCGCGTCGGCGACCATCTCGTCGTGGTCGAGAACACGCCCGAGCGCCACAACATGGTCGTGTGCACGCTGTGCTCCTGCTACCCCTGGGAAATGCTGGGACTGCCACCGGTCTGGTACAAGGCCGCGCCCTACCGCTCCCGCGCCGTGAAGGATCCCCGCGGCGTGCTCGCCGATTTCGGCGTCAGCGTGCCGAAGGACATCGAGATCCGGGTGTGGGACTCCACCGCCGAGACGCGTTTCCTGGTTCTGCCGATGCGCCCCGCCGGCACCGAGGGGTGGAGCGAGGCGCAGCTCGCCGAGCTCGTCACACGCGACTCCATGATCGGCACCGGCTTCCCGAGCAAGCCCGGAGCGCCCTCATGA
- the queC gene encoding 7-cyano-7-deazaguanine synthase QueC, protein MSDTFSSETALVLFSGGQDSTTCLAWALSRFARVETLGFEYGQRHAIELACRERLFDGVKALRADWAAKLGESHTLSIPTLAAVSETALTRDVAIAMGADGLPNTFVPGRNLVFLTFAAALAYRRGISHIVGGMCETDYSGYPDCRDETIRAMQTALSLGMARPFELHTPLMWIDKAATWKLAQDLGGEGLVDLIREHSHTCYLGERGAQHDWGYGCGECPACSLRAKGWREYVAGR, encoded by the coding sequence ATGAGCGACACATTTTCATCAGAAACCGCGCTGGTGCTGTTTTCCGGCGGCCAGGACTCCACCACCTGCCTTGCCTGGGCGCTCAGCCGTTTTGCCCGCGTCGAAACGCTGGGATTCGAGTACGGCCAGCGCCATGCCATTGAGCTCGCCTGCCGCGAGCGGCTGTTTGACGGCGTGAAGGCGCTGCGCGCGGATTGGGCCGCCAAGCTCGGTGAGAGCCACACGCTATCCATTCCGACGCTGGCCGCAGTGTCCGAGACTGCGCTGACGCGGGACGTCGCGATCGCGATGGGGGCCGACGGACTGCCGAATACGTTCGTGCCGGGCCGCAATCTGGTATTCCTGACCTTCGCCGCGGCGCTGGCCTACCGGCGCGGCATCAGCCACATTGTCGGCGGCATGTGCGAGACCGACTATTCCGGCTATCCCGATTGCCGCGACGAGACCATCCGCGCCATGCAGACGGCGCTCTCGCTCGGCATGGCGAGGCCCTTCGAGCTGCATACGCCCTTGATGTGGATCGACAAGGCTGCGACGTGGAAGCTCGCTCAGGATCTCGGCGGCGAGGGGCTGGTCGATCTCATCCGCGAGCACTCCCACACCTGCTATCTCGGCGAACGCGGCGCGCAGCACGATTGGGGCTACGGCTGCGGCGAGTGCCCGGCATGCAGCCTGCGGGCGAAGGGGTGGCGGGAGTATGTGGCGGGAAGGTAG
- a CDS encoding histidine kinase gives MYSYHIVAELRQFRGALSAWNGRVHKDMPADGNGFPPSRLDPGMDRFFLAMMVSAVLVLIVASDLLVNGAGLQEPPANVASLMPAGHLIR, from the coding sequence ATGTATTCGTACCACATTGTTGCCGAATTGCGACAATTCCGCGGCGCCCTTTCCGCATGGAATGGGCGCGTCCACAAGGATATGCCGGCGGACGGGAACGGATTCCCCCCATCCCGGCTTGATCCCGGCATGGATAGATTTTTTCTCGCGATGATGGTGTCGGCCGTGCTGGTCCTGATCGTGGCCTCGGACCTGCTGGTCAATGGCGCCGGCCTGCAGGAACCGCCGGCAAATGTCGCCAGCCTCATGCCGGCAGGCCATTTGATCCGCTAA
- the ntrC gene encoding nitrogen regulation protein NR(I), with translation MPAGSILVADDDTAIRTVLNQALSRAGYEVRLTGNAATLWRWVSQGEGDLVITDVVMPDENAFDLLPRIKKMRPNLPVIVMSAQNTFMTAIRASERGAYEYLPKPFDLKELIAIVGRALAEPKERTSTPDEDAEMEAIPLVGRSPAMQEIYRVLARLMQTDLTVMITGESGTGKELVARALHDYGKRRNGPFVAVNMAAIPRDLIESELFGHERGAFTGANTRASGRFEQAEGGTLFLDEIGDMPMEAQTRLLRVLQQGEYTTVGGRTPIKTDVRIVAASNKDLRVLIQQGLFREDLFFRLNVVPLRLPPLRERIEDLPDLVRHFFALAEKDGLPPKKLDALALERLKQHRWPGNVRELENLARRLAALYPQDVITASVIDGELAPPSVSPGAAVQQGVDNLGGAVEAYLSSHFQGFPNGVPPPGLYHRILKEIEVPLLTAALAATRGNQIRAADLLGLNRNTLRKKIRDLDIQVYRSGG, from the coding sequence ATGCCCGCAGGTAGCATTCTCGTAGCAGATGACGATACCGCCATCCGCACCGTTCTCAATCAGGCACTGTCCCGCGCCGGCTACGAAGTCAGGCTCACCGGCAACGCCGCAACGCTGTGGCGCTGGGTCAGCCAGGGGGAGGGCGATCTCGTCATCACCGACGTGGTGATGCCGGACGAAAACGCCTTCGACCTATTGCCGCGGATCAAGAAGATGCGGCCCAATCTGCCCGTCATTGTCATGAGCGCGCAGAACACGTTCATGACGGCGATCCGCGCCTCCGAGCGCGGGGCGTACGAATACCTGCCCAAGCCCTTCGACCTCAAGGAGCTGATCGCCATCGTCGGCCGCGCGCTCGCCGAGCCGAAGGAGCGGACCTCGACGCCGGACGAGGACGCCGAGATGGAAGCGATCCCGCTGGTCGGCCGTTCGCCGGCGATGCAGGAAATCTACCGCGTGCTCGCGCGGCTGATGCAGACCGACCTCACCGTGATGATCACCGGCGAATCCGGCACCGGCAAGGAGCTGGTGGCGCGCGCGCTGCACGATTACGGCAAGCGCCGCAACGGACCGTTCGTCGCGGTCAACATGGCCGCGATCCCGCGCGATCTCATCGAATCCGAGCTGTTCGGCCACGAGCGCGGCGCCTTCACCGGTGCCAACACCCGTGCCTCCGGCCGGTTCGAGCAGGCCGAAGGCGGCACGCTGTTCCTCGACGAGATCGGCGACATGCCGATGGAGGCTCAGACGCGCTTGCTGCGCGTGCTGCAGCAGGGCGAATACACCACCGTCGGCGGCCGCACGCCGATCAAGACCGACGTGCGCATCGTCGCGGCCTCCAACAAGGATCTGCGCGTGCTGATCCAGCAGGGCCTGTTCCGCGAGGACCTGTTCTTCCGCCTCAACGTCGTGCCGCTGCGCCTGCCGCCCTTGCGCGAGCGCATCGAGGACCTGCCGGATCTCGTCCGGCACTTCTTCGCGCTGGCCGAGAAGGACGGGCTGCCGCCGAAAAAGCTCGACGCGCTGGCGCTGGAACGGCTGAAGCAGCACCGTTGGCCCGGCAACGTGCGCGAGCTGGAGAATCTCGCCCGGCGTCTCGCCGCGCTCTATCCGCAGGACGTGATCACGGCGTCCGTCATCGACGGCGAGCTCGCGCCGCCCTCGGTCAGCCCAGGCGCCGCGGTCCAGCAGGGCGTCGACAATCTCGGCGGCGCCGTGGAGGCGTACCTGTCCTCGCACTTCCAGGGCTTCCCGAACGGCGTGCCGCCGCCCGGCCTCTATCACCGCATCCTCAAGGAGATCGAGGTGCCACTGCTCACGGCCGCGCTCGCCGCCACCCGCGGCAACCAGATCCGCGCCGCCGACCTGCTCGGCCTCAACCGCAACACACTGCGCAAGAAGATCCGGGATCTCGACATCCAGGTCTATCGCAGCGGGGGCTAG
- a CDS encoding sensor histidine kinase, with protein MTSAETSAAHFDTAPAEETRRWSVRRWLAPFAVALALLSAFLTFLVLTGLTKIEPTPEVVRSFYLINAATILLLVGIIVRELWQLILARRRGRAAARLHVQIVSLFSIVAVLPAVLVAVVANVTIERGLDRLFSGPTKEVIQNSLTIARAYMQDHAQLIRGDILGMANDIAHARPLFDQDRRSFREMLTASAGSRNLPGAMIIDKNTNILESAETGMRLAYSPPAPDFLSNVNENEPEIAVLPDASYVAAVIRLRAFNDTFLYVARPLDPNVVNQLKQTEVSVAEYAQIESRRLGIQVAFALMFAVIALTILMASVLIGLNFANSLVSPIRRLMNAAQTVSTGDLHVQVPVHQSEGDLAQLGQTFNKMTQELRSQRDELVNASDLIDSRRRFIEAVLSSASAGIIGVDASGSVGILNRSAEKLIGHAESETLGHPLSEVLPELDEMMKAAREGTQRLVQGQITITRDGQERNLSVRVSAEKNQPHDSYIITLDDITELVSAQRTSAWGDVARRIAHEIKNPLTPIQLSAERIRRKFGKTITEDKDKQIFDQCTDTIVRQVDDIRRMVDEFSRFARMPKPVMEGEDVADTVRQAVFLMKVAHPEIDIEAEFKQDPLRAQFDRRLISQAVTNIVKNATEAIEQVPPEELGKGRIDVVVSREGEDVLIDVIDNGIGLPKVARSRLLEPYVTTRAKGTGLGLAIVGRVLEDHGGRIELKDASDFRAGQRGAWMRMRFAISGRPAKSDGAEPALAAKDITGDAGTEPVKDAAPETKQPAAETKEPAEKTNDSTKIEASTGS; from the coding sequence ATGACCAGCGCAGAGACCTCGGCCGCACACTTTGACACGGCCCCAGCGGAAGAGACCCGGCGTTGGTCGGTACGACGCTGGCTGGCGCCGTTTGCCGTGGCGCTGGCCCTGCTGTCGGCTTTCCTCACCTTCCTGGTCCTGACCGGCCTGACCAAGATCGAGCCGACGCCCGAGGTGGTCCGCTCGTTCTACCTGATCAATGCGGCCACGATCCTGCTCCTGGTCGGGATCATCGTCCGCGAGCTCTGGCAGCTGATCCTGGCGCGGCGGCGGGGCAGGGCGGCCGCGCGCCTCCATGTCCAGATCGTCAGCCTGTTCTCGATCGTCGCGGTGCTGCCGGCGGTGCTGGTCGCCGTCGTCGCCAACGTCACCATCGAGCGCGGCCTCGACCGGTTGTTCTCCGGGCCGACCAAGGAGGTGATCCAGAACTCGTTGACGATCGCGCGGGCCTATATGCAGGATCATGCCCAGCTGATCCGCGGCGACATCCTCGGTATGGCCAACGATATCGCGCATGCCCGGCCGCTCTTCGACCAGGATCGCCGCTCGTTCCGCGAGATGCTTACCGCCAGCGCCGGCTCCCGCAATCTGCCGGGCGCGATGATCATCGACAAGAACACCAACATCCTGGAATCCGCCGAGACCGGCATGCGGCTCGCTTATTCGCCGCCCGCGCCTGACTTCCTCAGCAACGTCAACGAGAACGAACCCGAGATCGCGGTGCTGCCGGACGCGAGCTATGTTGCCGCGGTGATCCGCTTGCGCGCCTTCAACGACACTTTCCTCTACGTGGCCCGTCCGCTTGATCCGAATGTCGTCAACCAGCTCAAGCAGACCGAGGTCAGCGTCGCCGAATACGCCCAGATCGAATCGCGCCGGCTCGGCATCCAGGTCGCCTTCGCGCTGATGTTCGCGGTGATCGCGCTGACCATCCTGATGGCCTCGGTGCTGATCGGCCTCAACTTCGCCAATTCGCTGGTTTCGCCGATCCGGCGGCTGATGAACGCAGCTCAGACCGTCTCGACCGGCGATCTCCATGTCCAGGTGCCGGTGCACCAGTCGGAAGGCGATCTCGCTCAGTTGGGTCAGACCTTCAACAAGATGACGCAGGAATTGCGCAGCCAGCGCGATGAGCTCGTCAACGCCAGCGACCTCATCGACAGCCGCCGCCGCTTCATCGAGGCCGTGCTGTCCTCGGCCAGCGCCGGCATCATCGGCGTCGATGCCTCCGGCAGCGTCGGCATTCTAAACCGCTCCGCCGAGAAGCTGATCGGGCACGCCGAATCCGAGACGCTCGGCCATCCGCTCTCCGAGGTGCTGCCCGAGCTCGACGAGATGATGAAGGCGGCGCGGGAAGGGACCCAGCGCCTGGTGCAGGGTCAGATCACGATCACCCGCGACGGGCAGGAACGTAATCTGTCGGTCCGCGTCAGCGCCGAGAAGAACCAGCCGCACGACAGCTATATCATCACGCTCGACGACATCACCGAGCTGGTCTCAGCGCAGCGCACCTCGGCCTGGGGCGACGTGGCGCGCCGCATCGCCCACGAGATCAAGAACCCGCTGACTCCGATCCAGCTCTCCGCCGAGCGCATCCGCCGCAAGTTCGGCAAGACCATCACCGAGGACAAGGACAAGCAGATCTTCGACCAGTGTACCGACACCATCGTGCGCCAGGTCGACGACATCAGGCGCATGGTCGACGAATTCTCGCGGTTCGCGCGGATGCCGAAGCCGGTGATGGAGGGCGAGGACGTCGCCGACACCGTGCGGCAGGCGGTCTTCCTGATGAAGGTCGCGCATCCCGAGATCGATATCGAGGCCGAATTCAAGCAGGATCCGCTGCGCGCCCAGTTCGATCGGCGGTTGATCTCCCAGGCCGTCACCAACATCGTCAAGAACGCCACCGAGGCGATCGAGCAAGTCCCGCCGGAGGAGCTCGGCAAGGGCCGCATCGATGTCGTCGTGTCGCGCGAAGGCGAGGACGTGCTGATCGACGTCATCGACAACGGCATCGGCCTGCCCAAGGTCGCGCGCTCGCGGCTGCTCGAACCCTACGTCACGACGCGGGCCAAGGGTACCGGCCTTGGCCTTGCGATCGTCGGCCGCGTGCTGGAAGACCATGGCGGACGGATCGAGCTGAAGGATGCCTCCGACTTCCGCGCAGGCCAGCGCGGTGCCTGGATGCGGATGCGCTTTGCCATCTCAGGACGGCCAGCGAAGTCCGACGGAGCCGAGCCGGCACTGGCGGCCAAGGACATCACCGGGGACGCTGGGACGGAGCCGGTGAAGGACGCGGCGCCGGAAACAAAACAGCCGGCGGCCGAAACCAAAGAGCCCGCTGAAAAGACCAATGATTCAACGAAAATCGAAGCCTCAACAGGCAGCTGA